One Alphaproteobacteria bacterium LSUCC0396 genomic region harbors:
- the mfd gene encoding transcription-repair coupling factor has translation MKFINKVNLSSDIWGAPDGVASLALLQVAQAGKSFVYVARDDVRMNLMGDSLARLSPDLRLLDFPAWDCLPFDRLSPQGGLVGRRIETLAQLAAGQETVPTILLTTINAILQRVPPKSYFTDSSLVIAAGQATRDGETGQALGPAALADYLAGQAYLRTDTVRETGEFAVRGGILDVFPPGQLSPARLDFFGDDVETIRSFDPATQRSTGAIDRLILRPVAEFMMNEATIARFRTGYLALFGATASRDALYESVSAGRSHPGIEHWLPLFHDKMASLTDYCAGWPVVLDHEGDAAIAARYAQINDFHAARLAHGNDDAASRYRPLAVDKLYLAEAETEQVFANGKACRLFAFAPLSDKADGPSQAKDRASAPQGQDAGGRAANRLGKVEGNSAVPELAGLVTAERNARKRPIIVGCSSPGAASRLADLLAAYLGAPPLQPITAMDELAPGGFYVMQWPLETGFRTDHLIVVSEPDIFGQRLSRPQSKRAKGDDFLREVSALETGDLVVHAEHGIGRYEGLTIINSAGGDHDCLNLVYAGGDKLYLPVENIELLSRYGSAGGEAQLDRLGGAAWQARVARIKGRVRIMAEQLIKIAATRYKARAEPLIAEDGSFGEFCARFAFTETEDQLNAINDVVTDLASGKASDRLICGDVGFGKTEVALRAAFIAAMAGYQVALVAPTTLLARQHGKVFVERFAGFPVKIGVLSRMTSSADAKAIREGIATGEIQIAIGTHALLAKSIEFNHLGLLIIDEEQHFGVGQKERLKELRGDIHVLTLSATPIPRTLQMALSGVREMSLIATPPVDRLAVRTFVGPWDGVVLREAVQREMFRGGQVFVVCPRIDDMQRVYDRLTTLAPEARIISAHGRMPANELDQVMTRFADGEADILLSTNIVESGIDIPSANTMIIHRADMFGLSQLYQLRGRVGRGRQRAYAYLTSDPKRLLSPQARRRLEVMQTLDTLGAGFTLASYDMDIRGAGNLLGDEQSGHVREVGVELYQEMLRQAVDAAKSGRGDAADDDAKPAWTPQINLGLEIRLPEAYVPDLTVRLSLYRRIADLADPQATDVLIAELVDRFGGLPDPVKNLFSVIELKQLCRLANVEKIDAGPKGLSLSFRDNHFSRPDALIGWIAGQSGRVQLRADHRVVVATPLPKPEMQPDACKQVLQELVALL, from the coding sequence ATGAAATTTATAAATAAAGTAAATTTATCAAGTGACATATGGGGCGCGCCTGATGGGGTGGCGTCGTTGGCTTTGTTGCAGGTAGCACAGGCCGGCAAATCCTTTGTGTATGTGGCGCGTGATGACGTGCGCATGAATTTGATGGGCGATAGTTTAGCGCGGTTGTCGCCAGATTTGCGCCTGCTTGATTTTCCGGCGTGGGACTGCTTGCCATTTGACCGGCTGTCGCCGCAAGGTGGGCTGGTTGGGCGCCGGATTGAAACCCTTGCCCAGCTTGCCGCCGGTCAAGAAACCGTGCCAACGATCTTGCTAACAACGATCAATGCGATCTTGCAGCGGGTACCACCAAAATCTTATTTCACCGATAGCAGTTTGGTGATTGCTGCCGGTCAGGCGACGCGAGATGGTGAAACAGGACAGGCATTGGGGCCTGCGGCCCTGGCCGATTATCTGGCGGGGCAGGCCTATTTGCGAACCGATACGGTGCGGGAAACCGGAGAATTTGCCGTTCGCGGCGGTATCCTTGATGTGTTTCCACCGGGGCAGCTATCACCTGCGCGGCTTGATTTCTTTGGTGATGATGTTGAAACCATCCGCAGCTTTGATCCAGCAACCCAGCGCAGTACGGGTGCAATCGACCGGTTAATCCTGCGGCCGGTTGCGGAATTTATGATGAACGAGGCAACGATTGCCCGCTTTCGCACCGGCTATCTGGCGTTGTTTGGCGCCACCGCTAGTCGTGACGCGCTGTATGAGTCAGTTTCAGCCGGTCGCAGCCACCCCGGGATTGAGCATTGGTTGCCGCTGTTTCATGACAAAATGGCAAGCCTGACCGATTATTGCGCTGGCTGGCCGGTGGTTCTGGATCACGAAGGTGACGCCGCAATCGCCGCACGCTATGCGCAGATTAATGATTTTCACGCGGCGCGGCTGGCGCATGGCAATGATGATGCGGCCAGCCGATACCGGCCATTGGCGGTTGACAAGCTGTATCTTGCCGAGGCGGAAACCGAACAGGTTTTTGCAAATGGAAAAGCGTGCCGGCTATTTGCCTTTGCCCCACTGTCGGACAAGGCTGATGGGCCAAGCCAAGCCAAAGACCGGGCGAGCGCTCCGCAGGGGCAGGATGCAGGAGGGCGCGCCGCCAACCGGTTGGGAAAGGTCGAGGGCAATAGCGCGGTTCCCGAACTGGCTGGTCTGGTAACAGCCGAGCGCAATGCCCGCAAGCGCCCGATCATTGTCGGGTGCAGTTCACCAGGTGCGGCAAGCCGCCTAGCGGATTTATTGGCTGCATATCTGGGCGCGCCCCCACTGCAGCCGATTACCGCGATGGACGAGCTGGCGCCGGGCGGCTTTTATGTGATGCAATGGCCGCTGGAAACCGGTTTTCGAACCGATCATTTAATCGTCGTGTCCGAGCCGGATATTTTTGGCCAACGGCTATCGCGTCCGCAATCCAAACGCGCCAAGGGTGATGATTTCCTGCGTGAGGTTAGCGCGCTTGAAACCGGCGATCTGGTGGTCCATGCCGAACATGGTATTGGCCGCTATGAGGGGCTGACCATTATCAACAGCGCCGGCGGCGATCATGATTGTTTGAATCTGGTTTATGCTGGCGGTGACAAGCTGTATTTGCCTGTTGAGAACATCGAGTTGCTATCGCGCTATGGCAGTGCTGGCGGCGAGGCGCAGCTTGACCGGCTTGGGGGTGCCGCATGGCAGGCGCGGGTTGCGCGGATCAAGGGTCGTGTTCGGATTATGGCCGAACAGCTGATCAAGATTGCCGCAACGCGTTATAAGGCACGAGCCGAGCCGTTAATTGCCGAAGATGGCAGTTTTGGTGAGTTTTGCGCGCGGTTCGCCTTTACCGAAACCGAAGACCAGTTGAACGCCATTAATGATGTTGTGACCGATCTTGCCTCGGGCAAGGCAAGTGACCGGCTAATTTGCGGTGATGTCGGGTTTGGCAAGACAGAAGTCGCGCTCCGCGCCGCCTTTATTGCGGCGATGGCGGGTTATCAGGTGGCATTGGTGGCGCCGACGACGTTGCTGGCGCGCCAGCATGGCAAGGTGTTTGTCGAGCGGTTTGCCGGATTTCCGGTCAAGATCGGCGTATTGTCGCGAATGACGTCCAGTGCAGATGCAAAGGCTATTCGTGAGGGGATTGCCACTGGTGAGATTCAGATTGCCATTGGAACGCACGCATTATTGGCGAAATCAATCGAGTTTAATCACCTCGGACTTTTGATTATTGACGAAGAACAGCATTTTGGTGTCGGACAAAAGGAACGTTTAAAAGAGCTTCGTGGCGACATTCACGTTTTAACGCTGTCGGCAACGCCGATCCCACGGACCTTGCAAATGGCGCTGTCGGGGGTACGGGAGATGTCGTTGATTGCAACGCCGCCGGTGGATCGTCTGGCGGTTCGCACCTTTGTTGGGCCGTGGGATGGCGTTGTGCTTCGTGAAGCGGTACAGCGGGAAATGTTTCGCGGTGGACAGGTCTTTGTGGTGTGTCCGCGCATTGATGATATGCAGCGGGTTTATGACCGGCTTACCACGCTGGCACCCGAGGCAAGGATTATTTCTGCGCATGGGCGGATGCCGGCAAATGAGCTGGATCAGGTGATGACGCGTTTTGCCGATGGTGAGGCTGATATTCTGCTCTCAACCAACATCGTCGAGTCGGGTATTGATATTCCATCAGCCAATACCATGATTATCCATCGCGCGGATATGTTTGGCCTGTCCCAGCTTTATCAGCTTCGCGGGCGCGTTGGGCGGGGGCGTCAGCGTGCCTACGCCTATTTGACGTCTGATCCCAAGCGTCTATTAAGCCCGCAAGCGCGCCGCCGTCTTGAGGTTATGCAAACGCTGGATACGCTTGGTGCCGGGTTCACCCTCGCATCTTACGATATGGATATTCGCGGTGCGGGTAATTTGCTTGGGGACGAGCAGTCGGGTCATGTGCGCGAAGTTGGCGTCGAGCTTTATCAGGAAATGCTGCGCCAAGCGGTTGATGCTGCCAAGTCCGGCCGCGGCGATGCGGCAGATGATGATGCCAAGCCTGCTTGGACGCCGCAAATCAATCTTGGGCTAGAAATCCGCCTGCCAGAGGCTTATGTGCCGGATCTAACCGTGCGGCTGTCGCTTTATCGCCGGATTGCTGATCTAGCCGATCCGCAGGCAACCGATGTGTTGATCGCCGAACTTGTTGACCGGTTTGGCGGCTTGCCCGATCCGGTGAAAAACCTGTTTTCGGTGATTGAATTGAAACAATTATGCCGGCTGGCAAATGTTGAAAAAATTGACGCCGGCCCGAAAGGGCTTTCGCTGTCTTTCCGCGACAATCATTTTTCCCGTCCTGATGCGTTAATCGGCTGGATTGCTGGCCAGAGCGGACGCGTTCAGCTTCGTGCTGATCATCGTGTGGTGGTGGCAACGCCATTACCAAAGCCCGAAATGCAGCCTGATGCGTGCAAACAGGTCCTGCAAGAACTGGTCGCCCTATTATAG
- a CDS encoding succinate dehydrogenase assembly factor 2: MSASPNSPVQPDLSSRIRRLIYQASYTGMKETDLLLGHFAKMHLPHLGEADLTDFENLLAAGDPAIYAWVMGNAPLPDEFDTPVFHLIKEFKKEQ; encoded by the coding sequence ATGTCAGCGTCACCCAATTCACCAGTCCAGCCTGATCTCTCAAGCCGTATTCGGCGGCTAATCTATCAGGCGAGCTATACAGGCATGAAGGAAACTGACCTGCTGCTTGGGCATTTTGCCAAGATGCATTTGCCGCATCTAGGTGAGGCTGATTTGACCGATTTTGAAAATCTACTGGCGGCGGGTGATCCGGCAATCTATGCGTGGGTAATGGGCAATGCACCGTTGCCAGACGAATTTGACACGCCAGTTTTTCATTTAATTAAAGAGTTTAAAAAAGAACAATAA
- the recG gene encoding ATP-dependent DNA helicase RecG, with protein MHPKRPPEIFQLFAATTSLSGVGAKLASVLEKRVGHYVIDVLRHLPVGLIDRSQRPTLADVTDGSVATFDVLVIKHDRPPRGVRRPYRVFCENETGALELVFFHAHDDYVAKQLPVGERRLVSGRVELFQGRVQMAHPDHILAPTQADKMPVFEPVYPLTAGLTPKILRRTIDDALTRIPDLPEWIPPALVKQHGWPDFATAMRIVHAPKNASDLLPNSPARARLAFDELLANQLAMMMVRHSAAETTPGRAYCGNGRITNQLLASLPYEMTGAQRRAIAEITADQAKPKRMLRMLQGDVGSGKTLVALWAMLTTMEAGAQAALLAPTEVLARQHHASIQAMLAPLGIEIGLLLGQGRGTGTARENGTLNGTARTLSRKETLTRLADGSLPLVVGTHALLSETVAFHDLGLAVVDEQHRFGVRQRILLGEKGAHVDVMVMTATPIPRSLAMTAYGDLDHSRLDEKPVGRLPIDTRVLPSDRLGDVISNLGRALGDGKRAYWICPLVEESDKLDIAAAEDRFAALVRALPDVTVQLAHGKMKAGERDHAMQAFRDGTAQLLVATTVVEVGVDVPQASIIIIEHAERFGLAQLHQLRGRVGRSSQQSSCLLIYQGPLSDTASKRLAVMRDTNDGFLIAEEDLELRGPGEFLGQRQSGMPEFVLADLAVHRDLLGIARAEASRALDNNDQPHMNLLLSLFERDSAVKFLASG; from the coding sequence GTGCATCCAAAGCGTCCACCTGAAATTTTTCAGCTTTTTGCCGCCACAACCAGTCTTTCTGGCGTTGGCGCAAAGCTGGCGTCAGTGCTGGAAAAGCGTGTGGGGCATTACGTTATCGACGTTTTACGGCATTTACCTGTCGGCCTGATTGACCGCAGCCAGCGCCCCACCCTCGCTGACGTAACCGATGGCAGTGTCGCGACCTTTGACGTTCTGGTGATAAAGCATGACCGCCCGCCCCGCGGCGTACGGCGTCCTTACCGGGTCTTTTGTGAGAATGAAACTGGCGCGCTGGAACTGGTTTTTTTCCATGCGCATGATGATTATGTCGCTAAACAATTGCCCGTTGGCGAGCGCCGCCTTGTAAGTGGCCGTGTCGAATTATTTCAAGGCCGCGTGCAGATGGCGCACCCCGATCATATTCTTGCCCCAACGCAGGCAGATAAAATGCCTGTCTTCGAGCCGGTCTATCCCTTAACCGCTGGCCTGACGCCCAAAATTCTTCGCCGGACAATTGATGATGCGCTGACCCGCATTCCAGATTTGCCTGAATGGATCCCCCCTGCACTCGTCAAGCAGCATGGCTGGCCCGATTTTGCCACGGCAATGCGCATTGTTCACGCGCCAAAAAATGCGTCTGACCTTTTGCCCAACAGCCCGGCACGCGCGCGTCTTGCCTTTGATGAGTTATTGGCAAACCAGCTTGCCATGATGATGGTAAGGCACAGCGCCGCCGAGACAACGCCGGGGCGCGCCTATTGCGGCAATGGTCGCATTACAAACCAGCTGTTAGCCAGCCTGCCGTATGAAATGACCGGCGCACAACGCCGCGCCATTGCGGAAATTACCGCCGATCAGGCCAAGCCAAAGCGTATGCTTCGCATGCTTCAGGGGGATGTGGGATCGGGCAAGACGCTTGTTGCGCTATGGGCGATGCTCACCACGATGGAAGCCGGAGCGCAGGCGGCGTTGCTGGCACCGACCGAGGTTCTCGCACGTCAGCATCATGCCAGTATTCAGGCCATGCTGGCACCGCTTGGCATTGAAATAGGGCTGTTATTGGGCCAAGGCCGCGGCACTGGAACGGCGCGTGAAAATGGGACGTTGAATGGAACTGCCCGCACTCTTAGCCGCAAGGAAACGCTGACACGGCTTGCCGATGGCAGTTTGCCACTGGTGGTTGGCACGCACGCGCTTTTATCGGAAACGGTTGCCTTTCATGACCTTGGTCTCGCCGTGGTTGACGAGCAGCACCGCTTTGGTGTGCGCCAGCGCATTCTGCTCGGCGAAAAGGGCGCGCATGTCGATGTAATGGTGATGACCGCAACACCAATTCCGCGTAGCCTTGCAATGACTGCCTATGGTGACCTTGATCATTCGCGCCTCGACGAAAAGCCAGTTGGCCGCCTGCCGATTGATACGCGTGTGCTGCCGTCTGACCGGCTCGGCGATGTGATATCCAACCTCGGGCGGGCTCTTGGCGATGGCAAACGCGCCTACTGGATTTGCCCACTTGTCGAGGAGTCCGACAAATTAGATATTGCCGCAGCTGAAGACCGTTTCGCCGCCTTGGTGCGGGCGTTGCCCGATGTCACGGTTCAGCTGGCACATGGCAAAATGAAAGCTGGCGAACGCGATCACGCGATGCAGGCATTTCGTGATGGCACAGCTCAATTACTGGTCGCAACCACTGTTGTCGAGGTTGGGGTGGATGTTCCCCAAGCCAGCATCATCATTATCGAACATGCCGAGAGATTTGGCCTTGCCCAATTGCACCAATTGCGCGGCCGTGTGGGGCGAAGCAGCCAGCAAAGCAGCTGTCTTTTGATCTATCAGGGCCCATTGAGCGACACAGCGTCAAAACGCCTTGCCGTTATGCGAGACACGAATGACGGTTTCTTGATTGCCGAAGAGGATTTGGAATTACGCGGTCCGGGCGAGTTTCTGGGACAACGACAATCTGGAATGCCGGAATTTGTGCTGGCTGATCTTGCGGTGCATCGTGACCTGCTGGGCATCGCAAGAGCCGAAGCTAGCCGCGCATTAGACAATAATGACCAGCCGCATATGAATTTGCTGCTTAGCCTTTTTGAGCGCGATAGCGCGGTAAAGTTTTTGGCCTCTGGCTAG
- a CDS encoding DUF502 domain-containing protein: protein MTINENEPEIVKRGLLARLRGWFFTGLLVTAPVLLTVYITWAAIELIDGQVNKLIPAFSTWSLGDIPGAGLLVGGVLITLIGAVAAGFLGRWIIRLGESLLNRMPVVRTIYGATKQILETVISAQSDAFREVVLVEYPRRGLWVIGFVTGATKGEVARMVPGSNVNVFIPTTPNPTSGFLLFCPVKDIIYLDMTNEEAVKLVVSGGIVSPPDRGNVAAKNVKKAAAKKAATKKPAAKKAR, encoded by the coding sequence ATGACGATCAATGAGAATGAACCAGAAATTGTAAAGCGGGGCTTGCTTGCGCGGCTACGCGGGTGGTTTTTCACCGGTCTTTTGGTAACAGCGCCAGTCTTGTTAACGGTTTATATTACCTGGGCAGCGATTGAGCTGATTGATGGTCAGGTTAACAAGCTTATACCGGCTTTTTCAACATGGAGCCTTGGTGATATTCCTGGTGCAGGCTTGCTTGTTGGTGGGGTACTTATCACCCTTATCGGTGCGGTTGCCGCCGGATTTTTAGGGCGCTGGATCATCCGACTTGGTGAGTCCTTGCTGAACCGGATGCCGGTGGTGCGCACCATCTATGGAGCAACCAAACAGATTCTTGAAACAGTTATCTCGGCGCAATCTGATGCGTTTCGCGAGGTTGTTCTTGTTGAATATCCGCGGCGCGGTCTTTGGGTAATCGGTTTTGTGACCGGTGCAACCAAGGGTGAGGTGGCACGTATGGTCCCGGGGTCGAATGTGAATGTGTTTATCCCGACAACGCCAAACCCGACATCGGGCTTTTTGCTGTTCTGTCCGGTTAAAGATATCATCTATCTTGATATGACGAATGAAGAAGCGGTCAAACTCGTGGTCTCGGGCGGTATTGTTTCACCGCCAGATCGCGGCAATGTTGCGGCGAAAAACGTCAAAAAAGCTGCAGCCAAAAAAGCGGCTACCAAAAAGCCAGCAGCCAAAAAAGCGCGGTAA
- the mazG gene encoding nucleoside triphosphate pyrophosphohydrolase gives MKKHLDELDRLHQIMIQLRDPNTGCPWDVAQDFTSIAPYTIEEAYEVADAIQHGERDAIRDELGDLLLQVIFHARIAEEEGSFTLADVAKSISDKMIARHPHVFGSDDRPTMESQNGLWEDIKARERAKRGETRLLDGIARGLPPMLRALKLQKRAARVGFDWPDIDQILQKMNEEAAELRAELARADRDQDRIKDEVGDLLFVAVNLARKAGIDPETALQTCNLKFERRFNYVEEQVELNQDSFENASLDLMERYWQDAKALERKSKDAEAGSAD, from the coding sequence ATGAAAAAACATTTAGACGAACTTGATCGGCTGCATCAGATTATGATCCAGCTCCGCGATCCGAACACCGGCTGCCCGTGGGACGTCGCACAGGATTTTACCAGCATCGCCCCCTACACCATCGAAGAAGCCTATGAGGTGGCAGACGCTATTCAACATGGTGAACGCGATGCGATCCGTGACGAGCTGGGCGATCTGCTGCTGCAAGTCATTTTCCATGCGCGTATCGCCGAAGAGGAAGGCAGCTTTACATTGGCCGACGTCGCCAAAAGCATCAGCGATAAAATGATTGCGCGCCACCCGCATGTTTTTGGCAGTGACGACCGCCCAACAATGGAGTCACAAAACGGGTTGTGGGAGGACATAAAGGCACGCGAACGTGCCAAACGAGGCGAAACTCGCCTTCTCGATGGCATCGCCCGCGGATTGCCGCCGATGTTGCGCGCCTTAAAACTGCAAAAGCGTGCGGCGCGCGTTGGCTTTGATTGGCCAGACATTGATCAAATTCTGCAAAAGATGAATGAAGAAGCCGCCGAGTTGCGTGCAGAATTAGCCCGTGCCGACCGCGATCAGGATCGCATAAAAGATGAAGTCGGCGATCTTCTTTTTGTGGCGGTCAATCTGGCGCGAAAAGCCGGCATTGATCCGGAGACAGCATTACAAACCTGCAATCTAAAATTTGAAAGAAGATTTAACTATGTCGAAGAACAGGTTGAATTAAATCAAGATTCATTTGAAAACGCATCACTTGACCTAATGGAACGCTATTGGCAGGACGCAAAGGCCCTTGAGCGCAAATCGAAAGATGCCGAGGCCGGATCAGCAGA